CAGCACCCTCATGCCGTCTCGCCCTCATCCACCGCCACAGGCTGCACAATCTCCAGCAGCACTCCGCCCGCGCTGGCCGGATGCACAAAGAAATACAAATGCCCGCCCGCGCCCACCTGCACCTGCTCTGAGATCAACCGCACGCCGCGCTCCTTGAGCCGCTGCATCGTCGCCGCAATGTTTTCCACCCGCAGCGCCACATGATGCAGCCCCTCGCCACGCTTCGCCAAAAATCGCCCCACGGCGGAATCCTCCGCCGTCGGCTCCAGCAA
The DNA window shown above is from Acidobacterium capsulatum ATCC 51196 and carries:
- the mce gene encoding methylmalonyl-CoA epimerase, with product MRQIEGIGELPEIRIDHLGVAVKSLAQARLFYEALGLQVTHEETVEHERVKTAMLPLGESRIELLEPTAEDSAVGRFLAKRGEGLHHVALRVENIAATMQRLKERGVRLISEQVQVGAGGHLYFFVHPASAGGVLLEIVQPVAVDEGETA